TAATAAAGGCTGATGTAGAATGCGCACCATGTTTTAAGAAACATTGTGAGGATATGAGATGTATGAAATATATAGCCAGTGAGGAGGTCATTAGAAAAATAGATACCCAAATCCAGACATAAAGAGTTTAATAAGCATGACTGTTTTTCGCTTACTACGAGATTTTTCGGCAGTTCTAAACTCCTTTCGCTACAGCCTCGAAACTCACCCGCCTGAGGCGGGTTCAGACAGTCGAGGCTGTAGACGCTACAGTTCGCAAAGAACTGTTACCGAAAAATCTCTGATGTCGCTCAAGTCAGTCCTGCTTAACGTTAGATTTAGGATATGATATCTTAATCTTAGGACGTGGATGTTTCCATAAAAGAAAGGAGAATACTCATGGCAATAGACAAAGAGTTACTTGATATATTAGCCTGTCCAAAATGTAAGGGGGATATAAGACTCACAGAGGCAGGTGATGGTCTCATCTGTGACGCCTGTAAGGTCATGTATCCAATTAAAGATGATATCCCGATAATGTTGATAGACGAGGCGATACCGATAAAATAGAAACAATACCCTATATGCTAAAATCGTATTTAAGAAAAATACATGAAGTTGCTAATCGTGGTGATGCCAGAGAGGAGAGTTATTATCTTGCCCTTGTGGAATTGTTAAAGGAATATGCAGAATCAATTGGTAAAAGAAATATCCACATAACAACCCTACCAAAGAGAACCGAAGCCGGCAACCCCGATTTTAGAATCTGGGATGGGAAACAACATATTGTTGGTTATATCGAAGCCAAACCACCAACAGTTGAGCATTTAGAACAAATAGAAACAACAGAGCAGTTAAACCGTTATCTGCATATATTCCCGAACTTGCTATTAACTAACTTTTTTGAATTCAGGCTTTATCGCAATGGCAGTTTGATAGATAAGGTTCTTATCGGCAGACCTTTTATTGTGCATAAACTTAGAACCATTCCACCCGTTGAAAAAGAAGCAGATTTTATTAAATTATTTGAGAAATTCTTTTTCTTCTCCCTGCCCAGAGTCTATGATGCTAAAACTCTTGCAATAGAATTAGCAAAGAGGACACGCTTTTTGAAAGATGAGGTTGTTGCACAAGAGTTAAAGGAAGAAGAAAAGATAGGAAAAGGCTTTATCTTAGGATTTTATGAGGCATT
This DNA window, taken from Nitrospirota bacterium, encodes the following:
- a CDS encoding Trm112 family protein, with protein sequence MAIDKELLDILACPKCKGDIRLTEAGDGLICDACKVMYPIKDDIPIMLIDEAIPIK